A genome region from Baekduia alba includes the following:
- a CDS encoding SigB/SigF/SigG family RNA polymerase sigma factor, producing the protein MQHDAERSREERLLFTRLSEGRDPALRDALVQRYLPLARQLARRYQRPEEPLDDLMQVASLGLVKAVDRFDASREVAFSSYAVPTILGEIKRHFRDRTWSVRVPRDLQEMALKVERAVGDLTRELHRQPSVAELAKHLGIGEEAALEALQAAGAYHATSLDTPRGTEADPGDTLADTLGGDENGYDRAEDRATIDRLMRSITPREREVLRLRFEEDLTQAEIGEIIGVSQMQVSRLIRQAVSRLRLTARTAGPVAGLPGDRDR; encoded by the coding sequence TTGCAGCACGACGCCGAACGCTCACGCGAGGAACGACTCCTCTTCACCCGCCTCTCGGAAGGTCGGGATCCTGCGCTGCGCGACGCCCTCGTCCAGCGCTACCTCCCGCTGGCCCGGCAGCTCGCCCGGCGCTACCAGCGCCCGGAGGAGCCGCTCGACGACCTCATGCAGGTTGCGTCGCTCGGGTTGGTCAAGGCCGTCGATCGCTTCGACGCCTCGCGCGAAGTGGCGTTCTCCTCGTACGCGGTCCCGACGATCCTCGGCGAGATCAAGCGCCACTTCCGCGACCGCACGTGGTCGGTCAGGGTCCCGCGCGACCTCCAGGAGATGGCGCTGAAGGTCGAGCGCGCGGTCGGCGACCTCACGCGCGAGCTGCACCGCCAGCCGTCGGTGGCCGAGCTGGCCAAGCACCTCGGGATCGGCGAGGAGGCCGCGCTGGAGGCGCTGCAGGCCGCCGGCGCCTACCACGCCACGTCGCTGGACACCCCGCGCGGCACCGAGGCCGACCCGGGCGACACGCTGGCCGACACGCTCGGCGGCGACGAGAACGGCTACGACCGCGCCGAGGACCGCGCGACGATCGACCGGCTCATGCGCTCGATCACGCCGCGCGAGCGCGAGGTGCTGCGGCTGCGCTTCGAGGAGGACCTCACGCAGGCCGAGATCGGCGAGATCATCGGCGTCTCGCAGATGCAGGTCTCGCGGCTCATCCGCCAGGCGGTGTCCCGGCTTCGTCTGACCGCGCGAACCGCTGGGCCGGTGGCCGGCCTGCCGGGCGATCGGGATCGCTGA
- a CDS encoding ANTAR domain-containing response regulator, translating into MTATAVDLAQVTEAIAREEPELSVVVVHRDDEHALDLVEEIEAFASGPVIALLSVEDAEFVRRAAERGIYAAVRDGDPEAIQSAIEIATRRHAETTRLAEQVDRLETALERRAVIERAKGIVMERHGLTDREAFDRLRAHARSNNRTVVDVARAVNDGHALLGGGGT; encoded by the coding sequence GTGACCGCCACGGCCGTCGACCTCGCCCAGGTCACCGAGGCGATCGCGCGCGAGGAGCCCGAGCTGAGCGTGGTCGTCGTGCACCGCGACGACGAGCACGCGCTCGACCTCGTCGAGGAGATCGAGGCGTTCGCCAGCGGGCCGGTCATCGCGCTGCTGTCGGTCGAGGACGCCGAGTTCGTGCGCCGCGCCGCCGAGCGCGGGATCTACGCCGCGGTGCGCGACGGCGACCCCGAGGCGATCCAGAGCGCGATCGAGATCGCGACGCGCCGCCACGCCGAGACCACGCGGCTGGCCGAGCAGGTCGACCGGCTGGAGACGGCGCTGGAGCGCCGGGCCGTGATCGAGCGCGCCAAGGGGATCGTGATGGAGCGCCACGGGCTGACCGACCGCGAGGCCTTCGACCGGCTCCGCGCGCACGCACGCTCCAACAACCGGACCGTCGTCGACGTCGCACGGGCGGTGAACGACGGGCACGCGCTGCTCGGCGGCGGCGGGACCTGA